CGTCGCGGCGATCCCGCTCGACCTCCCAGTACGCCGGGAATTGATCATTGAGATCGACCCCGCGCGCGTTGGCCTTCCAGCCGGAAAAATCTTCGCTTCCGCCGTTCCAGGCGAGCAGCGCTTCGCGATGCGGATGGTCCGCTTCGGCGCCCCGCAAGACGAGCTCGACGCCGTCGGGATTGACCATCGGCGCCGTCCAGAGCGTGACGCGGGAGAACAGCTCCGCCGCGTCGCGGCCCAGGAACGGCGTTCCGTCCCGCAGCGCGCGCGCCGCTTCTTCGACGAACCGCATCGCGATCGGCGTCGTAATCCACTCGTTCGCGTGGAAGGCGGCGTTCGCGAAGACGCGTTTCGGCCCGCAGCCGACGCGAATCGCCTGCAGCGGCTTGCCCAAGACGCTCGCGCCGATCGTCGTTACGTTCATCGTCGGGTACGCTTCTCCGAGCCGTTCGAGGTCCCGGATCATCTCCGCATACCCGTAGGGCCGCTCGAACGATACGATGCCGCTTCCCGTTGTCATGACGTGATGACCCTCCGTTTCGGATTAGATGAATTTCGGTACTTGCCACATGACAGGCGTCACGTGGATTTGCTCGTTCAACCAGTCCTGGGCGATCCATTGGAACGTCCTCGGATCCCCGCTGCAAAAAAAACGATGCACCGGAACTTCGTTCGACGAC
The nucleotide sequence above comes from Paenibacillus antri. Encoded proteins:
- a CDS encoding M14 family metallopeptidase; protein product: MTTGSGIVSFERPYGYAEMIRDLERLGEAYPTMNVTTIGASVLGKPLQAIRVGCGPKRVFANAAFHANEWITTPIAMRFVEEAARALRDGTPFLGRDAAELFSRVTLWTAPMVNPDGVELVLRGAEADHPHREALLAWNGGSEDFSGWKANARGVDLNDQFPAYWEVERDRRDVAGPGPRDYTGEAPLTEPEAQAIARFTEATSFDAVVALHTQGREIYWNYRDAEPPESETLAARLSAVSGYEAVKLTGSDAGYKDWFIHRFGRPGFTVEAGFGANPLPLDQLPGMYEETSALLLELLLAYAGGN